From one Thermatribacter velox genomic stretch:
- a CDS encoding carbohydrate ABC transporter permease, protein MRFGRYFINSLFVAGGITCLVVFTSSLAGYVFAKFKFKFKEVLFTVLISTMMIPFVTIMLPLYVMVSDFGWVNSFKGLIIPMCLSAFGIFLMRQFIENIPTDLIEAARIDGASEWWIYFMVIWPLSLPAISALGIFTFMWSWNNLLWPLLVVSKKEMYVVTLALASLQWETGIRYDVVITGTALSILPILVVYAFFSKSFIRGLSFTGLKY, encoded by the coding sequence ATGCGGTTTGGAAGGTATTTTATTAATTCGTTATTTGTTGCTGGAGGAATTACTTGTTTGGTGGTTTTTACCAGTTCGCTTGCTGGTTACGTCTTTGCCAAATTTAAGTTTAAGTTTAAGGAGGTTTTGTTCACTGTTTTGATAAGCACTATGATGATTCCTTTTGTAACGATAATGCTCCCTTTGTATGTAATGGTTAGTGATTTTGGCTGGGTAAACAGTTTTAAGGGTCTTATTATACCAATGTGCCTCAGTGCTTTCGGTATTTTTCTTATGAGGCAATTCATTGAAAATATTCCTACGGATCTTATCGAGGCTGCACGTATTGACGGTGCTTCAGAGTGGTGGATATATTTTATGGTCATTTGGCCCCTCTCTCTACCTGCTATTTCGGCTCTTGGTATTTTTACCTTCATGTGGTCTTGGAACAATCTCTTGTGGCCTCTTCTTGTTGTTAGCAAGAAAGAGATGTATGTTGTTACTTTAGCTCTTGCTTCTCTTCAATGGGAAACAGGGATAAGATACGACGTAGTTATTACTGGTACAGCGCTATCCATTTTGCCCATCTTGGTAGTTTATGCGTTCTTTAGCAAATCTTTTATAAGGGGT
- a CDS encoding carbohydrate ABC transporter permease — protein MKTKYFPLVVLVPVTAWFMVFFFYPAINSFRISMYEWNVIDPAGSPFVCLANYKELFRDKTFLVSIKNTFIFVAIRIFLGIPIGLFVAVLLERINKLRNLFLGLIFAPYVASITSMSILFRWLLQPKFGMVNQVLELLGLPTQRFLSHPGQTIVAASLVDIWQSLGYSAVLFLAGLLEIPKDFEEAARIDGANEWRVFFRIKLPLLANVTLFVFVTTLIGAFQVFERVAMLAAPSMNDVRPSNYVMSFFIYRYAIHHMRLGYACAAAVIMFAVIFVFTLIQLKVLRRRWEY, from the coding sequence TTGAAAACAAAATATTTTCCTTTGGTTGTGCTTGTACCAGTTACAGCGTGGTTTATGGTTTTTTTCTTTTACCCAGCTATAAATTCTTTTAGAATTAGTATGTATGAGTGGAATGTTATTGATCCCGCCGGTAGCCCTTTTGTTTGTCTAGCTAATTATAAAGAACTTTTTAGGGATAAAACTTTCCTTGTTTCTATTAAGAATACATTTATTTTTGTTGCAATTAGAATTTTTCTGGGTATCCCTATTGGTCTTTTTGTGGCGGTGCTTCTTGAGAGAATAAATAAACTTCGGAACCTCTTTTTAGGTTTGATATTTGCTCCTTACGTAGCAAGCATTACTTCTATGAGTATTTTGTTTCGCTGGCTTTTACAGCCGAAATTCGGAATGGTAAATCAGGTTTTAGAATTGCTAGGTCTACCTACGCAGAGATTTCTCTCTCACCCAGGTCAGACTATCGTGGCAGCTTCTTTGGTGGATATTTGGCAGAGCCTCGGTTATAGCGCTGTACTTTTCCTTGCCGGTTTGCTTGAAATACCAAAAGACTTTGAGGAAGCGGCGCGCATTGATGGGGCAAACGAATGGCGGGTTTTTTTTAGAATTAAGTTGCCCCTTTTGGCGAATGTAACTCTCTTTGTATTTGTTACTACTTTAATTGGTGCATTTCAAGTATTTGAAAGAGTTGCTATGTTAGCAGCTCCTAGTATGAATGACGTTAGGCCCAGTAATTATGTCATGTCGTTTTTTATTTATAGATATGCTATTCACCATATGAGACTGGGATACGCGTGTGCTGCAGCGGTAATCATGTTTGCCGTTATTTTTGTTTTTACGCTTATACAGCTGAAAGTCTTAAGAAGGAGATGGGAATATTGA
- a CDS encoding extracellular solute-binding protein, with amino-acid sequence MRRILIVLGVISVMLLVSWGMFACAQTEITIWCHGFDPHRRGFERVASMFMEKNPDIKVTVEPQADIATKIKSALAAGEASDIFTPRGEDIMEMVYTKSILPFPEDIFTVEELKEKCWPEYYLQAPFDKVYAFGIPDPLGDAGIVINLDMLVEAGLEKVDRFTSMEQMLEYAEKLTKRDSRGNVEIAGFSAREYNNQVYFWDFIAEQGGKFYDNDTGLFNYQTEEARKALQFFYDIYYTYRFDSVDLPASFDALAQELAAMAFMWGEYIPFSKMTYPELNFGFAIKPPFFGATEPIVTHVDTWNVAVWSGTKHKDVAFKFVAYMTTPEAQLAFLEENPGISPLKELAKPEYFQDELRSWLLPLLDLLPKAKFWGPFGNDSIIKDSLQRLMSSVIYQEMTVEEALEEMTKQCNEAITNFRKKYPEAPKAKIEW; translated from the coding sequence ATGAGGAGAATATTGATAGTGCTGGGTGTTATAAGTGTGATGCTTTTAGTGAGCTGGGGCATGTTTGCGTGTGCCCAGACGGAAATAACTATATGGTGCCATGGTTTTGACCCACACCGCAGAGGCTTCGAGAGAGTTGCTTCTATGTTTATGGAAAAAAATCCTGATATAAAGGTTACGGTAGAACCTCAAGCTGATATTGCAACTAAGATTAAATCAGCCCTTGCTGCTGGAGAAGCAAGCGATATATTTACCCCTCGTGGAGAAGACATTATGGAGATGGTCTATACTAAATCGATTCTCCCGTTCCCTGAAGATATCTTTACAGTGGAAGAATTAAAAGAAAAATGTTGGCCAGAGTATTATCTTCAGGCTCCTTTTGATAAAGTTTATGCATTTGGAATTCCTGATCCACTTGGTGACGCTGGAATAGTGATAAATTTGGATATGCTTGTAGAAGCGGGTCTTGAAAAAGTAGATAGATTTACATCGATGGAACAGATGTTGGAATACGCAGAGAAACTCACTAAAAGAGATTCTCGAGGCAATGTTGAGATAGCAGGGTTTAGTGCACGTGAGTATAATAACCAAGTTTACTTCTGGGATTTTATAGCTGAACAAGGGGGAAAGTTTTACGATAATGATACGGGTCTATTTAACTATCAGACCGAGGAAGCAAGAAAGGCTTTGCAATTTTTCTATGATATATACTACACTTACAGATTTGACAGCGTAGATTTACCTGCTAGTTTTGATGCCTTGGCTCAAGAGTTGGCTGCTATGGCGTTTATGTGGGGAGAGTATATACCTTTTTCTAAAATGACGTATCCAGAACTTAACTTTGGTTTTGCTATAAAGCCTCCGTTCTTTGGTGCCACCGAGCCAATAGTGACTCATGTAGATACTTGGAACGTTGCTGTTTGGAGTGGGACCAAGCACAAAGATGTCGCTTTTAAATTCGTTGCTTACATGACGACCCCTGAAGCGCAGCTTGCTTTTTTAGAAGAAAATCCAGGCATATCGCCGTTAAAGGAGCTGGCAAAACCTGAATATTTCCAAGATGAGCTTCGCTCTTGGTTGCTTCCACTGTTAGATCTTTTACCCAAAGCAAAGTTTTGGGGGCCCTTTGGAAATGACAGCATCATCAAAGATTCTTTGCAGCGTCTCATGAGTTCTGTTATTTACCAAGAGATGACCGTTGAGGAAGCATTAGAGGAAATGACAAAGCAGTGTAACGAAGCTATAACCAATTTTAGAAAAAAGTACCCAGAAGCTCCAAAAGCAAAAATTGAGTGGTAA
- a CDS encoding LacI family DNA-binding transcriptional regulator, with the protein MAKKEIVTIKDVAREAGVSVATASRALGGYGYVSKEAKSRVLEAARKLGYNHNLVAKSLRTRKTYTLGYLLPDIANPFYAGIARGIQDVAFEQGYSVIICNNDNDITKTERFLKMFIRNRVEGIIYSAPFNQALKEMAETAIANGIPVVNCYGSTRVAALDTVTGDAEGGCYKAVRHLLELGHRKIGFLKVRGSGISKRRFAGCKRALEEAGVEIFPELVVEVSDYSQASGYLGAKMLFARKELPTAVFAFSEQLAIGVLKAARENSISIPERLSLIGVDDVIGEVLEPPLTSVKIPTYEAGKAAATLLLERIEKQIEENSREVVLEEKLIVRESTKAPER; encoded by the coding sequence ATGGCAAAAAAAGAAATAGTAACCATAAAAGACGTGGCCAGGGAAGCTGGAGTGTCGGTAGCAACCGCGAGCAGAGCTCTTGGTGGTTATGGTTATGTGAGTAAAGAAGCAAAGTCCAGAGTTCTGGAAGCGGCCAGAAAGCTTGGTTACAACCATAACCTGGTTGCCAAAAGCTTGCGTACTCGAAAAACTTATACCTTAGGGTATCTTTTGCCAGATATTGCCAATCCCTTTTATGCAGGTATTGCGCGAGGGATTCAAGATGTGGCTTTTGAGCAAGGTTACAGTGTAATCATCTGCAATAATGATAACGATATCACAAAGACCGAGCGTTTTTTGAAAATGTTTATTCGCAACCGGGTAGAAGGAATCATTTACTCAGCACCCTTTAACCAGGCTTTGAAGGAAATGGCTGAAACTGCCATTGCTAATGGTATTCCAGTGGTGAATTGCTATGGTTCAACCCGGGTTGCTGCACTGGATACGGTGACTGGAGACGCTGAGGGAGGCTGCTATAAAGCGGTCAGACACCTGCTCGAGCTCGGTCATCGCAAAATAGGCTTTCTGAAAGTAAGGGGGAGCGGGATTAGCAAACGGCGCTTTGCTGGTTGCAAGAGGGCATTGGAAGAGGCTGGAGTGGAGATATTTCCAGAGTTGGTTGTGGAGGTGAGTGATTACTCACAGGCAAGTGGCTATCTGGGCGCTAAAATGCTTTTTGCAAGAAAAGAACTTCCTACTGCAGTTTTTGCCTTTAGTGAGCAGCTGGCGATAGGTGTTTTGAAAGCAGCTCGGGAGAATTCCATTTCTATTCCAGAAAGGCTTTCGCTGATTGGGGTAGATGATGTTATTGGGGAAGTACTTGAACCCCCCTTAACCAGTGTGAAAATTCCCACTTATGAAGCAGGGAAGGCAGCAGCTACGCTGCTATTAGAGCGGATTGAGAAGCAGATTGAAGAAAATTCGAGGGAGGTGGTTCTTGAGGAGAAGTTGATAGTTAGAGAGTCGACAAAAGCACCTGAGCGGTAA
- a CDS encoding RNA ligase, producing the protein MEKAKILDALKEGAIQEANFEDIKYFPFLEEWKDIPRGTVVIEERVIPSYPRIARIMRIASGVPRHFKGPFLVEEKVDGYNARIAKVSGKMLAFTRSGLICPFTTDRIPDLLPTQFFNDHPQWVICAEIAGPENPYIEAHPPYVKEDVRAFVFDIIDEKGNFLPPLEKWEIIKAYQLPAVENYGVFEPQEIKRLYELLNRLNEEKREGIVLKSLDGGKRLKFVTPFANLHDIEVSSELLEELPPHFYINRLSRLIISLDELGKKCDDRLFYEAGKALLEGFEDALNKFKRQRRIYHTFSCRFHNPERAEALLQLLNRASSTIRVKKRSLIRENGFWVLTFDKVFLRSTSLLANLLRGQAVFD; encoded by the coding sequence GTGGAAAAAGCAAAAATCCTCGACGCGCTTAAAGAAGGAGCAATCCAAGAAGCAAATTTTGAGGATATAAAGTATTTCCCATTCCTCGAAGAATGGAAAGACATTCCTCGAGGCACAGTAGTAATCGAGGAGCGGGTTATTCCTTCTTATCCTCGTATAGCACGAATCATGCGAATAGCCAGTGGAGTGCCCCGCCACTTCAAGGGTCCCTTCCTCGTTGAAGAAAAAGTTGACGGCTACAATGCAAGAATCGCTAAAGTCTCTGGTAAAATGTTGGCTTTTACTCGCTCTGGGCTCATCTGTCCTTTTACAACCGACCGCATTCCTGACCTTCTTCCCACACAATTTTTCAACGACCATCCCCAGTGGGTTATCTGTGCTGAAATCGCTGGGCCGGAAAACCCCTACATAGAAGCGCATCCTCCTTACGTGAAAGAGGATGTGAGGGCTTTCGTGTTTGACATTATCGATGAAAAAGGTAATTTCTTACCACCCCTTGAGAAATGGGAAATCATCAAGGCCTACCAGCTCCCTGCGGTAGAGAATTATGGTGTATTTGAACCCCAGGAAATCAAAAGGCTCTATGAGCTTTTAAATCGGTTAAACGAGGAAAAAAGAGAGGGCATAGTTCTAAAATCACTTGATGGGGGAAAAAGGTTAAAGTTCGTCACTCCCTTTGCTAATCTCCACGACATTGAAGTTTCCTCAGAACTCCTTGAGGAGCTACCGCCCCATTTCTACATAAATCGTCTGAGCCGACTTATTATTTCACTCGACGAACTGGGAAAGAAGTGCGACGACCGTCTCTTTTATGAAGCGGGCAAAGCGTTGCTTGAGGGTTTTGAAGATGCTCTCAATAAGTTTAAAAGGCAAAGAAGGATATACCACACTTTTTCCTGCCGTTTCCACAATCCAGAACGAGCCGAAGCTTTACTTCAGCTTTTGAACCGCGCTTCATCGACCATAAGGGTCAAAAAACGCTCACTAATCAGGGAAAACGGCTTCTGGGTGCTCACTTTCGACAAGGTATTCCTGCGTTCCACTTCTTTGCTTGCCAACCTCTTAAGGGGTCAGGCGGTGTTCGATTGA
- a CDS encoding RNA ligase partner protein: MQDAIVLDTSVFTNPDTFPQFGENPEQAVENFIQLASRSPLQFFMPLSVYQELQKVVDFELVSGKLELVVKIRSPRRFMLMIPAEILYQFIEELRERINKGLRIAEQALTTRDISEEELIRRLRARYREALRQGIIDSKEDMDVILLAFELDAVLVSADQGISTWADKLGIKLLEAGSLRSLMESSIEHRLTP, translated from the coding sequence TTGCAGGACGCAATTGTGCTTGATACCAGCGTGTTTACCAACCCAGACACTTTTCCCCAGTTTGGCGAAAACCCTGAGCAAGCTGTAGAGAATTTTATTCAGCTGGCAAGCCGCTCGCCGCTTCAGTTTTTCATGCCCCTTTCGGTGTACCAGGAATTACAAAAAGTGGTGGATTTTGAGCTGGTTTCCGGCAAGCTGGAGCTGGTGGTTAAGATTCGTTCTCCCCGCCGCTTCATGCTGATGATACCTGCTGAAATTCTCTACCAGTTTATAGAGGAGTTGCGAGAGCGCATCAACAAGGGTTTACGTATTGCAGAACAGGCATTGACCACCCGGGATATTTCCGAAGAAGAACTAATTAGAAGATTACGTGCCCGCTACCGAGAAGCTCTGCGTCAGGGAATCATAGATAGCAAGGAGGATATGGATGTTATTCTGCTGGCTTTTGAGCTTGACGCTGTGCTGGTGAGTGCTGACCAGGGCATCAGCACCTGGGCTGACAAGCTGGGCATAAAACTGCTTGAAGCAGGTAGCTTGCGCTCTTTGATGGAGAGCTCAATCGAACACCGCCTGACCCCTTAA